From the Chryseobacterium fluminis genome, the window TATAAGTGATGATCGTAGCTCAGAACACGTTTCATTTTCCATCCTTTATCTTCTAAAAGCCAAAGAATGGTAAATTTTGCGCGGCTCCCCTTAATCCACTTTCCCTGACCGAGTTCGGCAAAATCATGTTCACCTTCCTGAATAAAGGCGTAGAGGACATTTTTATTATACAAAGGATAGACTTTCATGCTGCCGGGCACCAGTTCACGTCTGACTTTATTCGGTCCTCCGCAAATATTATTTCTGATAGAAGCGGTGAAAGCCTCTTTCCCGGAAGTAATTCCGCCCTTGTCGTGGTAAAATTCCAGATCATTGCTGATGATAGAATCATAATGAGAAAGATCACATTGGTTAAACCCGACATCAAATATCAGACTATCTAATTTTTTAGCCGTTTTATACAGTTCATCAGTACTGTTAACCTGAGAAAAGGCAATTTGGCCTAAGATTAACAATAATAAAATATGAATCTTTCTCATTATGTTTATTTAAATAATTAATTTTTTGTTTTAAACGCAGCGTGCAAAAACTTTTTGACAACTAAATGCTTATGCTTAAAGACATTTCACGTAAGGAAGTTCTCAACAAAATCTTAATTGTTATTTTATATTAAGAAAAAGCCTTTTCCAGATCTGCGATAAGATCTTCCGCATCTTCAATCCCGACACTCAGACGAACCAAATCATCCGTAATTCCCAATTCAGCACGTTTTTCTGCAGGAATAGAAGCGTGAGTCATTAGAGCAGGGTGATTGGCCAGAGATTCTACGCCACCTAAAGATTCTGCTAATGTGAACACTCTTACTTTTTCTAAAAATTTAACGGCATCTTCTTTTTTTCCGGATTTAAAGGTAAATGAAACCATTCCCCCGAAATCTTTCATCTGAGATTTTGCCAGTTCATATTGTGGGTGAGATTCCAGTCCGGGATAAATAACCTGAGCAACGGCAGGATGAGACTCAAGATATTTTGCCACTGCCATTCCGTTTTCAGAGTGTCTCTGAACTCTCAGCGCTAAGGTTTTAATTCCTCTAAGCACCAGGTAGGAATCGTGAGGTCCTAAAATTCCGCCACTTGCAAACTGAATAAAGTGAAGTTTTTCGCCCAGTTCAGCATCTTTTGCTACTAAAGCACCTGCAATAACATCGGAGTGACCTCCCAAATATTTCGTTGCTGAGTGCATTACGATATCCGCTCCCAGATCAATAGGTCTCTGAAGATAGGGTGTAGCAAAAGTGTTGTCAACGGCCACAAGGATGTCTTTTCCTTTTGCAATTTCTACAACAGCCCTGATATCTACTAATTTCATCAACGGATTGGTAGGCGTCTCAATCCAGATTAATTTGGTTTTATCTGTAATAACATCCGCAATTTTGGAAGCATCGTCAAAATTCACGAACGTAAATTTCAACTGATATTTTTCAAAAAGTCTTGTGAACATGCGGTATGTTCCTCCATATAAATCATCCACAGCAATTACCTCATCACCGGGATTTAATAATTTTAAAACACAGTCGATGGCGGCAAGACCGGAACCGAAAGCCAATCCCCTCGCTCCGTTTTCTATGCTGGCCAAAGAGTCTTCCAAAGCCTGTCTTGTAGGATTGGCAGCTCTTGAATATTCGTAACCGGAATGTACTCCCGGGCTTTTCTGTGCAAATGTAGAGGTTAAAAATACAGGAACATTTACAGACCCTGTTGCAGATTCATGATGTTGTCCTCCGTGGATCACTTTTGTATTGAAATTCATAATTTGTATAATTTATCAATATAGCAATTTACCAGTTTACCAATGATGGGTACATGGTCAGACTGATTCATTATTACATTTATTTGTTACATTTTTATTGCAGATTTGATGGCAAATTCCTCGGCCATCTCTTCAATCCACTGGGCCACATCTTCCTCACCTGTTGCTCTCTGGTAGGTATTTCCCAGGGAAACTAAGATCTGGTGCATGAACATTTTCATCTGGTCAACCGGCATTTCTTTTGTCCAGAGATCGATTCTCAGGGCTTCCATCGCTTTTTCGTCCCATACGGAAATCATCACTGCTTTGGTTTCTTCTTTGTCAACACCTCCGTCCTGTGCATTCCAGGTCATTACTTCCGGAATATGGTTCTCATCTAATTCTACATCTATCGTAATCTGAGTCTTTCTCATAACTTTCTATTTTCTAAAAATTTTTATTTTTCTGTTCGCTTTGGTAAGTTTCCCTGTTTGAAAACTTCTGACCTCTCGCTTTCATTATTCCATTTTTGGTTTGTATCCTGATTCATTAAAAATTTTCGTACCGTCCATTTTAAGAAAATCTGTTAATTTTGTCTCAGGTTTTTGTTTTAAATAGGCTTTACAGATCTGCCATCCGGTAAAAATTCCGATCTGGGGGGAAGATTCATTGTCTATTTCCGTATAAAATTTCGAAAAGGGTCCTGGCGAAATAAAACGGCCGACCAATCTCGGGTCGTCTCCGAAAATGAGATTATTCTCCACAAAATAATTCCAGATATTCGCTTCATTGGTGACTGCCCATTCATATTGTTTCTGGGTATAGTTCATTTTCAGATAGTCCGGAGTATCCGGTAAAAAGGCATCCTGTAAAATCATCATTTTGCCATTCAAAATGACCTGGTCAATAAATTTCTGATGGTCCGGTGATCCCGGAACCGCATTTTCAGCAAAAATCTGTGATACCTTAGGAACGATATTCTGAGGGTTCATTGATTTTTGAAAATAAAGTTCCAATCCTTTATAATTCGGGTTTCCGTCACCCATAAATCCACTTATATCGATAAACAGGAGATTTCCTTTTGCATCATAAAAAATTGGATCCTGAACCATTTGCAGTGCAGAAGAAAACAGATATACTTTCGGACTTTTAAACTCAGGGAAATAATATTTTATATGAGAAAACAAATCCTGAAGCTCTTTCTGAAGCTTCTGAACATTAATTTTTGATGCTGCTTCTTTGTAGATTTTTATTTCTTCAGCATCTGCTCTTCTTTTTACAAAATCTTCATCAGATACCGTTCCCTGAAACCAAGGATATTTAGCTTTAAACTGTTCCAGAGAGATGTTCTGATCATAAAACTCTTTTGAGATATCTGCAACCTCCACCTTATCGGCAGGATTTTTGACTTCAATATTCCATCTGCTTTGAGCGTCTTTTTTACAGGAATTCAGGCTTACAATGAACAATAAAGAAAATGCAATAGTTCTGAAAATCTTCATATTTTTACATGAAATTTAAGATACAAAAATAATGAATTAAACATAATTTAAAGATGAAAAACAAAATATTTACACCCCTCTGTTTTGTGCTCGCTATTTCGTATGCTACTGCACAAAAAGCTCCTGTTAAAGACAACATTTCAGAAATAAAAGCCGCCCCAAAAGACGAGTCAGAATTTCTTACTGCCAAAAAAGTCATGTTTACGGATCATGAATTCAAAAAACAGATGATTGCCAGGTATGATCTCAACAGAGACGGAGAAATTGATCAGTCTGAAGCAGATAAAGTAAGCACGATTATCATCGGAAACAATAATTTAAAAATACGGTCTGCCGCAGACATCAGCCTTTTCAGAAATGTACAGTCTGTGGTTTTAGACGGCAGTATTATCCTGGATATCGATGTGAAAAACCTGGATTACCTTAACCTTTTTTCATGTGTAGGCTGTAATTTACGGACATTTAAAAGTGAAAATTTAAAAAACCTGACCGATTTATATCTCAGCAGCAATAAAGATCTGCAGACCATCGATGTAAGTGCTCTGAATAAATTAACGGTGCTTGATATAAAAGATACATCCATCAGAAAACTGGATATTTCTCAAAATCCGGACTTGTCAACTTTACATATCGACACCAACACCTTAAAAGAAGAAAATATCAAAAGAGGTAAAAAAACAGCTTCAGCTGCTTCTTCTGCTGCAAACTCTACTGCACCGCAAAGACCACCGGGAAATTAAGACTGTATCTGAAAAGTGATGATGCTATAGATATTTTAATATTTTAGATGTATTGAGCTGATCATTTTAAGTGTTTATGGCCGATAAGCTCATTTTTTATTAAAAAACCAGTAATTTTGGAATGCTTCATGCTTTTATATTCATCACAAGATCAATATCTGGTTTATAAAAACCGTTAAAATTAACAAAACAGATTAAAAAAATAATAATGCAGACACAAAAAGTAATAGATCATATTGTAAACTGGCTGAAGGATTATGCTGAAAAAGCCAATGTAAAAGGATATGTATTGGGCGTTTCCGGAGGAGTGGATTCAGGAGTTGTTTCGACGCTTTGTGCCATGACCGGACTGGATGTTTTATTGCTGGAAATGCCGATCCGTCAGAAGGAGGACCAGTCCAGCCGTGCCAGAGATCACATTGAAGATCTGAAAAAGAGGTTTCCCAATGTAAAAGGTGAAACCGTAAATCTTACTCCCGTTTTTGAAAGCTTCGAAACCACAGTGCAGGATCACGCAGAAGGAAAACAGAGCAATAATCTGGCGCTTGCCAATACGAGATCCCGTTTCAGAATGGTGACTCTATATTATTTCGGCCAGCTTCACAGTCTCCTGGTGTGTGGCACTGGAAATAAAGTAGAAGACTTCGGAATCGGATTTTATACAAAATATGGGGATGGCGGTGTAGATGTTTCCCCTATCGCTGATCTTTACAAAACTGAAGTGTATAAACTGGCAGGGGCTTTAGATCTTATTGAGAGCATCAAAAACGCAATTCCTACCGATGGCCTATGGGATGCAGAGAGAACCGATGAAGACCAGATCGGGGCCACTTATCCTGAGCTGGAGAAGATTCAGAAAGAATACGGAACAAAGGCAGTAGAAGACTACGAAGGCCGTGACAAAGAAGTTTTCATGATTTTCGACAGAATGCATAAAGCTTCTAAACACAAAATGGTTCCTATTCCGATCTGTGATATTCCGGAGGAGTGGAGACAAAACTAATACAATAAGAATTTACCAATGTACCGGCTTACCAATGATGTTTGATATTACGCCGGTACATTGATCCTTTATTACACAAGATTATGAACAGTAAAACAAGAGCTCTGTTTTTTATCTGTCTCGGGCTGCTCTTCGGCATGTCCGTGATGTACATCTATAATAATTTCATCGCTGATAAGAAAACCGTAACCTCCGGCACCCGACCAAAATACCGTGCTCCTGATGATTCAGGTTATTCTTCAGCCAGTAAATCCATCGACCGGCTGACAGACGAAAAAACAGTAATTTCCTATGTTAAACAGCATCATCGCCTTCCTGATTTGTACCTCACCAAAAACGAAGCGAGAAAACAGGGCTGGGATCCTTCACAGGGAAATCTCTGTGACGTCTTACCCGGAAAAGCCATTGGTGGTGATAAGTTCGGCAACAGAGAAAGAACCTTACCTATAGGACCACAATATTATGAAGCAGACGTTAATTATCACTGCGGTAACAGAAATGCCGACCGTATTGTGTTCTCAAAAAACGGAGATGTTTATTTAACCAAAAACCATTATAGAAGTTTTGAAAAACAATAATTACTGCCTGTTTCTATTTTCTTTACTCTTCAGCTTTTCCTGTACTGAAAAAACGGAAAAACAGGTAAAGAATGAGCAGGTGATGACTATTTTAATTCAGCCTTTTAAAGACTTAAATTCCGAAAGTCTTATATTTGTCACTCAAAAAATCAGAAAGGTTTATCCCCAGGTAAAAGTTTTGGAAGCAATCGATTTCCCCGAATACGCCTATTACAGTGAGAGAAACCGGTACAGGGCAGATTCTCTTATCGGATTTTTAAATCAAAGGACGAAAGAAGATTTTGTCACTATCGGACTCACTTCTAAAGATATCAGTGTCACAAAAGGTAAAACAAAAGATTTTGGTGTTATGGGATTGGGATACAGACCCGGTAAAGCCTGTATTGCCTCAAAATTCAGACTAAGCAAAAAGAACGCTGACGAGCAGTTTTTCAAAATTGCTCTTCATGAGTTAGGGCATACTCAGGGATTATCACACTGCCCCGAAAAAACGTGTTTTATGAGAGCCGCAGAAGGACAGAACTACACTGATGAAGAAACTGACTTCTGTACAAAATGTAAAACTTTTTTAAAAAATAAAAACTGGAAATTTAGATCCATATGAAAACAATATACATCAATTTTACCGACATAGGTGATTACGAAGATTTTTACACGCAACTGAAAGAAAAAACAGCACTTCCGGAGCATTTTGGGGACAATCTGGATGCTTTGTCCGATGTTATCACCGGAGAACTGGAGATGCCCCTGCATATAGAATTTGTTAATATGACCGTAGATCAGCTTGAGACCTTTGAAGATCTTCTGACTACACTTGAGGATGCGGAAGATGAAGTGGATGGCTTTACTTTCACATATTATCTTGAACAATATGAAGATGATGAAGAATAAATTGGCTTCACTTGCTGAATAATACAACCCTGCAGACCGATCTGCGGGGTTTTTGATGGGTTATTTTAAAATTTGCTTAATTTTATTGTACTGTTCAATGCATATAAAGCTTCGCCGTTCAGGATAATTCGCAGTACATGATTTTTCATTTTGACCATAATGATTCATTCACACGCTCTTTTACAGAATTGAACGGGCGATCATCCATTTATGAAATTAAAAGCAGCTTCAACATCATGCATTTCATTTAAAAGATTTTATTTTCTTTTCTGTAATGAGGCACGGATGTGGTATTTTTTAGTTTTCAGACCATAAGTTTTATTACTACTTTTATCAGATTAATACACCAGCTATGATCATCTGTGAAAACCTGTTGTTTTCTCACGGCGCGAAAATTGAAAATTACACATCAGGCGAATTCATCTTTGAAGAAGGAACCGAACCCAAATATTATATGCAAATAAAATCCGGAACTGTGAAACTTGCCAGTGTCCTTGAAGACGGAAAGGAATTTATTCATGGGATTCCCTTTGACGGACACTGCATCGCCGAAACCTATATCTTTAATAATAAAAAATATGCCATCAATGCCATTACCATCAACGATTCTGAAATTATAAAACTTGAAAAAAATAAATTAAAAGAACTTCTGTTAAAAAATCCTGCTCTCATTTTCAATATCTATTCTTATACGGCCGACCGTATGCATTACCGATATCTTACGTCCGCATCATTTTCATTCAAAGATCCGCTGGCCAAACTGGAGCTTGTGATGAATTACATGAAAAACTATTTCGGATTCAAAGAAAAATACGCTTATGCGGTTCCTTACACCAGACAGCAATTGGCCTCACTTACAGGCCTGCGTACCGAAACCGTGATCAGAACCATAAAAAAAATGGAAAAACTGGAGATCGTAAAATTAGACAACAGTAAAATTTATTTTTAAACACAAAAAATCCTTAACACTACTGCTAAGGATTATATATTTAAGTAATATACTGCTTTACTTTCCGATAGCTTCGCTAATCGGATTTCCTACATTTCCGCTCGGGAACTGAATCTTTAATAACGAAGAAACGGTCGGCGCAATATCAGTCATAAAATAAGGTTTACTGCTTTCACCATGCTGAATTCCCCATCCCATAAAAATTAAAGGGATGTGTGAATCATAAGAATTCCATACACTGTGTGTGGTACCTGTTTTTGAATACGGAGGAAGCATAGAATCGTGAGAAATCAACTGGATATCTCCGCTTCTCTGCCTGTTGATCCCGTTAATAATTCGCTGTTTAATCGGTTCCGGAATAGATGCCTGAGCCACTTTCGTTACAGAAACGGCATACAATTCGGTAGGATCTTCTTCCAGTTCTTTTACTGTAAAATCAATCACGTCATCGAGCTCAATCTTATTTTCTTTCAGTAGTTTTCTGTCAAAGTAAACCTGGTAATTGTCGATGGCGTTGATCAGTTTATCAACTCCGAATTTATCTTTCAGTTTCTGATTGACTTTCTTTTCCATGTCTTCCCCGAAAAAGCCCGTCGTAATTTTATGTTCCTGTAAAAAACCTACCGAATGCGCTCCGCCATGATCTGCAGAAAGGAAAACCGTATACTTTCCTTTTCCGACTTTCGAATCTAAATAATTGAAAAATGCTGCTAAATCTTTATCTAATCTCAAGTAGACATCTTCCACCTCAATAGAGTTCGGACCGAATTTGTGACCTGCATAATCGGTAGAGGCAAGGTTGACTGCCAGCATATCCACAATATCATCTCCCCCTAACTTTTCTCCTTCTACAGCAGCCTCGGCTAACTTCAGGGTCAGTGTATTTCCGAAAGGCGTATACCGGATATTGTCTTTCTTGGCTTTATAATCCGCTGCCAGATTGCTGTAAGGAAAGGTAGGTGTTTTTGAACTTCCCAAAAGCCCTTCCCAGGAAGAGTTATCCGGTGAACTTTCTGTGTACTCATTGATCGGAAGTAAAGTATTCCATCCGTTTGCCACCAATTTATCCGGTAGATTCTGTGAATTGAAAGATTTCACCCATTGCGGTAAATCATTCATATACCAGGTGCTGGTAATAAAATTTCCGGTAGAATCATCAAACCAGAAAGCACCATTGGGCGTATGACCAGCCGGTAAAATGGAAGCTCTGTCTTTTAAAGAAACCCCGATTACCTTACCCTGAAAATTTGTTGCCAGTCTCAACTCGTCAGAAACGGTTGTCGACCACAGGTTTTTAGGTGAATGGCTCCCTACTCTTGTATTGGCAGTGCCAACAGGTTTTACATCTTCATCGGTCGTACAATAAACATTTTTTCCTGTTTCCTTATCGGTCCAGTCATTTCCTGCGATCCCGTGAATCGCCGGAACTGAGCCTGTATAAATACAGGTATGCCCTAACGCGGTCACCGTGGGAACGTAAGGAATATGTACATTATTTAAAGAATATCCTGTATTCAGAAGTCTTTTGAAGCCATCATTACCGTATTTATTATAAAAACGATACAAATAATCCCATCTCATCTGATCCACTACTAACCCTACGACCAGTTTCGGCCTTTCTAACTGAGAATTTTTGTTCTTCTGCGCATTGATTGTAATTACGGACAGAAATGTAGCTGCCGCAACTGAAATTTTCCTAAGCATCTGGTAAATTTTTGTTGACAGCAAATTTACGGGTTTTGAAAGTTTCAGTGTGTGAAATTTTGATTAAATTTGATTTCTATCGTTTTTATGAAACACCTCTTCTTTCTAAGCCTGTTTATTTTTTCGGTCAGTTTATCTGCTCAGGAGGGCATACCACTAAATTGTGATGAATTTAGTTTAAAAATTAATTCTAATACTGCTAACTCTATTGGTTTTATAAGTGAAGAAAAATATTTTTCTATCATCAAAAACAGTATTAAAATAAGTAAACCAACTGCTATCAAAGAAAATGCAGATCTGTACAGAGAATTTCAGGAAAAATTTCCAAAAAAAATTACGCGACATTGTATTAATTCGAAATATGATTATAATGAAGGTATAAAATATCTTTCTTATTGTGACGATGCAACAACATTAACGCTGATTAATAAAGAATATAACTTTTATATTTTTAAGGAAAAAGGATACGAAACAGACCATTATCTGCTTTTTAATACCCAGGACCAAATTATATATTCTACAACCAATTATCCGGTAATTTTGGAAAAGGGAGGATTAGTTTTTGATATCGGAGATTTTTATAATGGGCTCCAAGTTATAAATTATTATAAATTTACAGGAACAAAAACTGAATATTTACAATGTACACTTCCCTTACACTACACAATTCAGGATTTCAGATTAGTTAATCAAAATGGTAACGTAAAGGTTGTCGTTGATATCATAAAACATCACTTTAAAAAGAAAATAGTAAATAATCATGCTGAATTTTATATTGATGATTATTGCAGGAAATTTCTGCTTATTGAATAATCATTAATCTTCTCAACCTATAACATCACCAGTCCTGATTATGAAAGAATCCGACGGTTTTTTAAATGGTATGAAGTGATAAGACGCTTCGCTTAATCTCACCATATCCGTAAAAATAATTATAGAAAATGCAAATCAAAACACTGGAAAAATTAGTTTCCAACCCTACGCTGTATTGGGGATTCAACGGTTATGAAACCGATAAAATCTTTGCTGTTTCCGTTATTAAAATCGAAAACTCTTTTGAGTTTACCCTTCGGGAAAAAAATCAATACTACCGGAAGGTTTGGGAAATCACTGATAAAGATATTGATCATCTGAATAAAATTATTGAACAGGGAAAATCGTTCGGAGCCTTTGAAAATGATGAATTAGTCGGCTGGGCCATCTGTGGCTTCAGAAAGCGGAACAAGAGTCTTTTTATCGAGAGTATACTGATCAGTGAAAAATACCGGGGTCAGAACTTAGGAAAATTATTCATTAAGAATATCAACAGAAAGGCTAGAGAATTACAGTGCAGCCTGGTCGAACTGGAAACCCAGAACACCCATTATCCGGCAATAAAATTTTATCAGAATACAGGGTTTTCCATAACGGGAATTAACACCCAGCACTACAGCGATTCTACAGAAACAGCGGTGTATATGAGTTTTGATGTATTGTTATAAAGGTATAATCTACAGCTATTACTGTACCCCAATAAAAGGGTTTTGCAACTTTGAATATCTAAAATGTTACTGTTTCTTATCGGGAATACCTGTATGCAAAATTGGCAGGAGTTTTCCACCATTTTCAAAACTTATCCACAAATTCACCTTTTTTATCCACAATCGTATTTCCCCAGTGGGTAATGGCATCCAAAACAGGAATGAAAGTTCTTCCAAAGTCCGTCAACGAATATTCTACACGGATCGGAGGTTTATCGCCGAAAACTTTTCGTGTAATCAGGCCATCTTTTTCCAACTGTTTCAGCTGGAGGCTTAAGGTCATTTCAGTAATGGAAAATAATTCTTTTCTAAGTTCGCTGTATCTTTTTTCACCGTCTTTCAGATGATACAGAATCACAGTTTTCCACTTGCCACCTACCAGATCCATTGCCAGGCTTACCGAGCATGGATATCGTTTTTCACCGATCTTAACATAATTTCCGGAACATTCCTTTTTCATTTTTCAGACCTATCACAATAGATAGGTATTGCAAATGTATGGCACTCTAGTTAATTTTGCAACTATCAATTTTATAGTATAAAAAATAAGACTATGCCATTACTTATTCTCGGACATCCGAATATCGAAAAATCATTAGCCAATAAAACCATTGTTGAAGAGCTGGAAAAAAGCAACCTGGATATTGAAATCAGAAATCTGTCCCAGCTTTATCCCGATTACCATATTGATGCAAAAGCTGAACAGGAAGCATTATTGAGACATCAGAGCGTTATCTTTCAGTATCCTCTTTATTGGTATACGATGCCCGCAGTTTTAAAACACTGGTTCGATATCGTTTTTGAATACCAATTCGCGTACGGTTCAAAAGGAGATCAGCTAAAAGGGAAAAACTTCATTCCCAGTTTCACGGTCGGCGGGCCGGAGAGCGAATATCAGACGCTGGGTGAACATCATTTCCGCGTTTATGAGTTCTGCAAAAACCTGGAACAGACCGCTTATTTTGCACAGATGAATTATGTTGAGCCTTTTTATTTTCACGGCACTTCAGTTAATGCAGGATATACGGAAGAAGAGATAAAAGAGAAAGCAAGAGCGCAGGGAAAAGTTTTGATCGAAAAGCTAAAGGAAATATAGTACTCTATCCAATATAATCATTGGATGCAAAAAAATAAGATTTTCGATGTTTTTAAATCCCAATAAAGTGTATTAAATTTATTTGTATATTAGTAATCAGCAAACTAAAATATTAATCACTATGAAAAATCTAAAAAAATTAGCCAGAAAAGAATTATCTTTCATTCAGGGCGGCGATACAGCGTATGCTTTCTGTGATGAAAGCGGCGTGTGCCCGCCGACATTTCCGTCTAATGCCCAAACCTATTGCAGCGACGGGATCTGCTACAGGGCAAATGGCGGCGGAGGTCCCGGAGGAGGATGCCACGAACCTCTACATCTTTGTGAACCATGGGAGACAGGATGTGGATGCGTCTATTTTTAAAATTTTGTTAGATATTTTTAGAGCGGATTTTTTCCGCTCTTTTTTTAAACCATACCATTTGAATTTACTTTAAACTTACTTTTTATAGAAATAATTTTATTTTTGCAGAAAATTACTATGAAACGGATTAAACGTACCGGCTTTTTTTTAATCATTAATTCATTAATACTTATCAATTGCCAGACAGATGATACTCTGGAAAATGAATCTCAAAATAATATTCCGAATTTCGAGAATTATCATTTCCGGTATATGGATTATCCGAATGGCGTTATGCCTGGTGGTAACGGAATGGTGAAAATAGAATATGATCATCAGAACAGACCTGTAAAACGCATTGGCGGATTGACACTACTCCCTGCTTCTACAGGCTATACTTACTTGTACTCAAGTACGTATACTGAAGCTGTTACTTATGGAAATAATGAAATATTTCTTTTTGTAAAAAGTCCAGAACCAAACAATTTTCCGGATCGTCTGAAAACTGTTTTTAAAATGGAAAATGGTAAAATAATAAGGAAAGTGGAAGTCAATGTAAATTATCCGAATGCTAATGACACCATTAATTATTATTATACTGATAACAAAATAACAAGATCTTACAGAAAGAAAATATTTCCTGTCAGTGAATCGAAATATTACTATAATACCTCAG encodes:
- a CDS encoding nuclear transport factor 2 family protein; this encodes MRKIHILLLLILGQIAFSQVNSTDELYKTAKKLDSLIFDVGFNQCDLSHYDSIISNDLEFYHDKGGITSGKEAFTASIRNNICGGPNKVRRELVPGSMKVYPLYNKNVLYAFIQEGEHDFAELGQGKWIKGSRAKFTILWLLEDKGWKMKRVLSYDHHL
- a CDS encoding cystathionine gamma-synthase, which gives rise to MNFNTKVIHGGQHHESATGSVNVPVFLTSTFAQKSPGVHSGYEYSRAANPTRQALEDSLASIENGARGLAFGSGLAAIDCVLKLLNPGDEVIAVDDLYGGTYRMFTRLFEKYQLKFTFVNFDDASKIADVITDKTKLIWIETPTNPLMKLVDIRAVVEIAKGKDILVAVDNTFATPYLQRPIDLGADIVMHSATKYLGGHSDVIAGALVAKDAELGEKLHFIQFASGGILGPHDSYLVLRGIKTLALRVQRHSENGMAVAKYLESHPAVAQVIYPGLESHPQYELAKSQMKDFGGMVSFTFKSGKKEDAVKFLEKVRVFTLAESLGGVESLANHPALMTHASIPAEKRAELGITDDLVRLSVGIEDAEDLIADLEKAFS
- the gldC gene encoding gliding motility protein GldC, which gives rise to MRKTQITIDVELDENHIPEVMTWNAQDGGVDKEETKAVMISVWDEKAMEALRIDLWTKEMPVDQMKMFMHQILVSLGNTYQRATGEEDVAQWIEEMAEEFAIKSAIKM
- the gldB gene encoding gliding motility lipoprotein GldB, producing the protein MKIFRTIAFSLLFIVSLNSCKKDAQSRWNIEVKNPADKVEVADISKEFYDQNISLEQFKAKYPWFQGTVSDEDFVKRRADAEEIKIYKEAASKINVQKLQKELQDLFSHIKYYFPEFKSPKVYLFSSALQMVQDPIFYDAKGNLLFIDISGFMGDGNPNYKGLELYFQKSMNPQNIVPKVSQIFAENAVPGSPDHQKFIDQVILNGKMMILQDAFLPDTPDYLKMNYTQKQYEWAVTNEANIWNYFVENNLIFGDDPRLVGRFISPGPFSKFYTEIDNESSPQIGIFTGWQICKAYLKQKPETKLTDFLKMDGTKIFNESGYKPKME
- a CDS encoding leucine-rich repeat domain-containing protein; translation: MKNKIFTPLCFVLAISYATAQKAPVKDNISEIKAAPKDESEFLTAKKVMFTDHEFKKQMIARYDLNRDGEIDQSEADKVSTIIIGNNNLKIRSAADISLFRNVQSVVLDGSIILDIDVKNLDYLNLFSCVGCNLRTFKSENLKNLTDLYLSSNKDLQTIDVSALNKLTVLDIKDTSIRKLDISQNPDLSTLHIDTNTLKEENIKRGKKTASAASSAANSTAPQRPPGN
- the nadE gene encoding NAD(+) synthase is translated as MQTQKVIDHIVNWLKDYAEKANVKGYVLGVSGGVDSGVVSTLCAMTGLDVLLLEMPIRQKEDQSSRARDHIEDLKKRFPNVKGETVNLTPVFESFETTVQDHAEGKQSNNLALANTRSRFRMVTLYYFGQLHSLLVCGTGNKVEDFGIGFYTKYGDGGVDVSPIADLYKTEVYKLAGALDLIESIKNAIPTDGLWDAERTDEDQIGATYPELEKIQKEYGTKAVEDYEGRDKEVFMIFDRMHKASKHKMVPIPICDIPEEWRQN
- a CDS encoding ribonuclease domain-containing protein; this translates as MNSKTRALFFICLGLLFGMSVMYIYNNFIADKKTVTSGTRPKYRAPDDSGYSSASKSIDRLTDEKTVISYVKQHHRLPDLYLTKNEARKQGWDPSQGNLCDVLPGKAIGGDKFGNRERTLPIGPQYYEADVNYHCGNRNADRIVFSKNGDVYLTKNHYRSFEKQ
- a CDS encoding matrixin family metalloprotease, translated to MKNNNYCLFLFSLLFSFSCTEKTEKQVKNEQVMTILIQPFKDLNSESLIFVTQKIRKVYPQVKVLEAIDFPEYAYYSERNRYRADSLIGFLNQRTKEDFVTIGLTSKDISVTKGKTKDFGVMGLGYRPGKACIASKFRLSKKNADEQFFKIALHELGHTQGLSHCPEKTCFMRAAEGQNYTDEETDFCTKCKTFLKNKNWKFRSI
- a CDS encoding barstar family protein, whose product is MKTIYINFTDIGDYEDFYTQLKEKTALPEHFGDNLDALSDVITGELEMPLHIEFVNMTVDQLETFEDLLTTLEDAEDEVDGFTFTYYLEQYEDDEE
- a CDS encoding Crp/Fnr family transcriptional regulator produces the protein MIICENLLFSHGAKIENYTSGEFIFEEGTEPKYYMQIKSGTVKLASVLEDGKEFIHGIPFDGHCIAETYIFNNKKYAINAITINDSEIIKLEKNKLKELLLKNPALIFNIYSYTADRMHYRYLTSASFSFKDPLAKLELVMNYMKNYFGFKEKYAYAVPYTRQQLASLTGLRTETVIRTIKKMEKLEIVKLDNSKIYF
- the pafA gene encoding alkaline phosphatase PafA: MLRKISVAAATFLSVITINAQKNKNSQLERPKLVVGLVVDQMRWDYLYRFYNKYGNDGFKRLLNTGYSLNNVHIPYVPTVTALGHTCIYTGSVPAIHGIAGNDWTDKETGKNVYCTTDEDVKPVGTANTRVGSHSPKNLWSTTVSDELRLATNFQGKVIGVSLKDRASILPAGHTPNGAFWFDDSTGNFITSTWYMNDLPQWVKSFNSQNLPDKLVANGWNTLLPINEYTESSPDNSSWEGLLGSSKTPTFPYSNLAADYKAKKDNIRYTPFGNTLTLKLAEAAVEGEKLGGDDIVDMLAVNLASTDYAGHKFGPNSIEVEDVYLRLDKDLAAFFNYLDSKVGKGKYTVFLSADHGGAHSVGFLQEHKITTGFFGEDMEKKVNQKLKDKFGVDKLINAIDNYQVYFDRKLLKENKIELDDVIDFTVKELEEDPTELYAVSVTKVAQASIPEPIKQRIINGINRQRSGDIQLISHDSMLPPYSKTGTTHSVWNSYDSHIPLIFMGWGIQHGESSKPYFMTDIAPTVSSLLKIQFPSGNVGNPISEAIGK